A genomic stretch from Candidatus Brocadiia bacterium includes:
- a CDS encoding methyltransferase domain-containing protein produces the protein MELIDPKFTDFGIEDGRFLCVSCGTIYPVKDGVIDASNEKHQRGQGSVSWDRDKFEEFYSKRGYYETAAEWVQPFVPDFVQDYRYSRITGRILEWLRPQPGSKILYVGCGVGWLFFEILKIFPMQNLEFFGLDVVYSNIRNLIYRKKKEGRPNIVGIVGDAQTLPFPDDSFDIVVSSEVLEHIYDKQAAIKEIYRVLKPGGRFIFSTPSREAIFLWQWMFAVPRFLRDLLRGWVKGDLVYDEPMFRRVFEYYLKSAGFFRLNLEQNLFVPHECYFQYFPAYFNRLLVKIGIFTEKYLLRVFSKFGLHFVGQYQK, from the coding sequence ATGGAATTGATTGATCCCAAGTTTACTGATTTTGGTATTGAAGATGGCAGATTCTTGTGTGTAAGCTGCGGGACAATATATCCTGTGAAGGATGGAGTAATTGATGCTTCTAATGAGAAGCATCAAAGAGGTCAAGGTTCAGTCTCATGGGACCGCGATAAGTTTGAGGAATTTTATTCCAAAAGAGGGTATTATGAAACCGCGGCCGAATGGGTGCAGCCATTTGTTCCGGATTTTGTTCAGGATTATCGTTATTCGCGTATCACGGGGCGGATTTTGGAATGGTTGCGCCCTCAACCAGGTAGTAAAATACTTTATGTCGGTTGCGGAGTAGGGTGGTTATTTTTTGAAATACTGAAGATATTCCCGATGCAAAATCTGGAATTTTTTGGTTTAGACGTAGTTTACAGTAATATTCGTAACCTTATTTACCGTAAAAAAAAGGAAGGTAGACCCAATATTGTCGGTATTGTCGGCGATGCCCAAACTTTGCCGTTCCCTGACGATTCATTTGATATTGTGGTTTCCTCGGAAGTACTGGAGCATATTTATGATAAGCAGGCCGCGATTAAAGAAATATATCGCGTGCTTAAGCCGGGCGGACGTTTCATATTCTCGACGCCTTCGCGTGAGGCCATATTCTTATGGCAATGGATGTTTGCTGTTCCGAGATTTCTAAGAGATCTATTAAGGGGTTGGGTTAAGGGAGATTTAGTTTATGATGAACCGATGTTTCGCCGGGTATTCGAATACTATTTGAAATCAGCGGGATTTTTCCGTCTTAACCTGGAACAGAATCTCTTTGTTCCCCACGAATGTTATTTCCAGTATTTTCCGGCTTATTTCAATAGATTATTGGTTAAGATCGGGATTTTTACCGAAAAATATTTATTAAGGGTTTTTAGCAAATTTGGCCTTCACTTTGTCGGGCAATACCAGAAATAA
- a CDS encoding glycosyltransferase, with product MINLMYVVDDLRLGGPVIFSTVLKYLDKTKYRITVCCLFGGGELVPEIESYGIKVHVLGFRRWKPWLILKLAYLMHRLDIQIVHTHLFASNMIGRIAAYLAGVPVIIAHMRNTTQMMNRVQMMIDRGLSAITTKIIVIDKEVLNSVVKDEKIPVNKIICIHNSIDVGKFNPDIKRADDNCITKVIGKGKFCIGMVAGLSPIKGHDFLLQAMPGILKCIPDAHLVLVGDGPLRHNLEDEILNLNIRGNVSLLGSCREIPQVINQFDVIVHPCLIKGIPKSVLESMAMRKAVVVTLLSEYPNVIVNEQTALLVPPKSPQAITDAVYRLYKDPGLRARLSYQAYERVKEYFNYPRMIKELESLYDNLCK from the coding sequence ATGATAAATTTAATGTACGTTGTTGATGACCTCCGGCTTGGCGGACCGGTAATCTTCAGCACAGTGCTTAAATATTTGGATAAAACAAAATATCGCATAACTGTTTGCTGTCTTTTCGGCGGGGGGGAACTTGTGCCGGAGATAGAATCTTATGGAATCAAGGTGCATGTTTTGGGTTTTCGAAGATGGAAGCCGTGGTTAATTCTTAAGCTGGCGTATCTGATGCATCGATTGGATATACAGATTGTTCATACTCATCTTTTTGCTTCAAATATGATTGGCCGGATTGCGGCTTACTTAGCCGGTGTCCCGGTTATTATCGCTCATATGCGGAATACAACCCAGATGATGAATAGAGTTCAAATGATGATAGACAGGGGATTATCTGCTATAACAACCAAGATTATTGTAATTGATAAGGAGGTCCTTAACTCTGTTGTCAAAGACGAAAAAATACCGGTTAATAAAATAATTTGTATTCACAATTCAATTGATGTCGGAAAGTTCAACCCGGATATAAAAAGAGCTGACGACAATTGCATAACAAAAGTAATTGGTAAAGGTAAGTTTTGTATCGGGATGGTTGCGGGGCTTTCACCCATAAAAGGGCATGATTTTTTATTGCAAGCTATGCCTGGAATACTTAAATGCATTCCAGATGCCCATTTGGTATTGGTTGGAGATGGACCATTGCGTCATAATCTGGAAGATGAAATATTAAATCTGAATATCCGCGGAAATGTTTCGCTTTTAGGATCGTGCAGGGAAATACCTCAAGTAATCAATCAATTTGATGTTATTGTACATCCTTGTTTAATAAAGGGAATCCCAAAATCAGTTTTAGAGTCAATGGCAATGAGGAAAGCCGTTGTTGTTACTTTACTTAGTGAGTACCCCAATGTTATCGTTAATGAGCAGACCGCTTTGCTTGTGCCGCCTAAAAGCCCGCAGGCAATTACAGATGCCGTTTATAGGTTATATAAAGATCCTGGTTTGCGCGCTCGTTTGAGTTATCAAGCTTACGAAAGAGTCAAAGAGTATTTTAATTATCCGAGAATGATTAAGGAATTGGAATCACTTTACGATAATTTATGCAAATAG
- the asnB gene encoding asparagine synthase (glutamine-hydrolyzing) — MCGICGIYSLDKSGVNQSLVKRMNDQIIHRGPDDEGYWLSQNSVPFIALASRRLSIIDLSAAGHQPMANEDKTLWITYNGEIYNYLELKQELENFGHKFNSDSDTEVILHAYEQWGTECLRRFNGMWAFVLWDSRNKRLFCARDYFGIKPFYYYHDKNIFVFASEIKAILAHPAVAKKINHEILYDYLTTGYVDHSEDTFFAGIKHLKSSHYMLIDSKNNATINKWWNIEAGAIGVIDKGANEHDVVSNFRDLLEDSVRIRLRSDVPVGTCLSGGLDSSSIVCLINRLLLQHKVVRPELIGAHQKTFSACYDDKRVDEQKFMNMVIQQTAAESHKTFPSSKELWNDLSKLIWHQEEPFRSTSIYAQFCVMKLVSQNKVKVLLDGQGADELLAGYFNYPAILLNSLISKGDLSKAFYEWRHSIFSTPYQKVKLLLFIIYSRLPSNLRSLARSSLAALYQESSVKSKPFAVREDWAIKFKGRINSFYEARYKYTNDLNRTLYSDTLEYGLPALLRYEDKNSSAFSLEARVPFLDHRFVEFCFSLSYNYKIRDGLTKWILRESMKGVIPKEIALRRDKIGFATPEVQWLAENRDNIKNLFKGSKVLCGEFIMPDKVFGSIDSMLSRDTIKFTDIWRWVNLEMWLRAFFG, encoded by the coding sequence ATGTGTGGAATTTGCGGTATTTACTCTTTAGATAAATCTGGCGTTAATCAGAGTTTGGTTAAACGGATGAACGACCAGATTATACATCGAGGCCCTGATGATGAAGGCTATTGGCTTTCGCAAAACAGCGTTCCATTTATCGCTTTGGCCAGCAGGCGGTTATCAATTATTGACTTGTCCGCGGCCGGACACCAGCCAATGGCCAATGAGGATAAAACTCTTTGGATAACTTATAACGGGGAAATTTATAATTACTTGGAACTAAAACAGGAGCTGGAAAATTTCGGGCATAAGTTTAATTCTGACAGTGATACTGAAGTCATTCTTCATGCTTATGAACAGTGGGGAACCGAATGCCTTAGGCGTTTTAATGGAATGTGGGCATTTGTGCTATGGGATAGCCGCAATAAAAGATTATTCTGCGCCCGGGACTATTTCGGAATTAAGCCGTTTTACTATTACCACGATAAAAATATTTTTGTATTTGCTTCTGAGATCAAGGCTATTTTGGCACACCCGGCTGTTGCTAAAAAGATTAATCATGAGATATTATATGACTACCTGACTACCGGTTATGTAGACCATTCCGAGGATACATTTTTTGCCGGAATAAAACATCTTAAATCTTCGCATTATATGCTGATAGATAGTAAAAATAATGCTACAATAAATAAATGGTGGAATATTGAGGCGGGTGCCATAGGAGTTATTGATAAAGGTGCGAACGAGCATGATGTCGTAAGCAATTTTCGCGATTTACTTGAGGATTCGGTTAGAATAAGATTGAGAAGTGATGTTCCTGTGGGGACATGTCTTTCGGGTGGGCTTGATTCTTCATCAATTGTTTGTCTGATAAATCGTCTATTGCTTCAGCATAAGGTGGTTAGACCGGAATTAATAGGGGCGCACCAGAAAACTTTTTCGGCTTGTTATGATGACAAGCGTGTGGATGAGCAGAAATTTATGAATATGGTAATTCAGCAAACCGCGGCTGAAAGCCATAAGACTTTTCCTAGCAGTAAAGAGTTGTGGAATGATTTATCTAAGCTGATCTGGCATCAGGAAGAACCATTCAGATCTACGAGTATATACGCACAGTTTTGTGTGATGAAGCTAGTATCTCAGAACAAAGTTAAAGTCCTTCTGGACGGTCAAGGGGCCGATGAGCTCTTGGCCGGGTATTTCAATTATCCGGCAATTCTGTTGAATAGCCTTATTTCTAAAGGTGATTTGTCAAAGGCTTTTTACGAATGGCGGCATAGCATTTTTTCAACCCCATATCAAAAAGTTAAGTTATTACTTTTTATCATATACAGTCGGTTACCTTCAAATTTAAGGAGTTTAGCTCGTTCTTCTCTGGCGGCATTGTATCAGGAGTCATCTGTAAAAAGTAAGCCATTTGCGGTGAGGGAAGATTGGGCGATAAAATTCAAGGGGAGAATTAACAGTTTTTATGAAGCACGGTATAAATATACGAATGATTTAAACCGGACTTTATATTCGGATACTTTGGAGTATGGATTGCCTGCACTATTAAGATATGAGGATAAGAACTCATCAGCATTTTCTTTAGAGGCGCGAGTTCCTTTTCTAGATCATCGTTTTGTCGAGTTTTGTTTCTCGTTATCATATAATTATAAAATAAGAGATGGTTTAACCAAGTGGATTTTGAGAGAATCCATGAAAGGTGTTATACCTAAGGAAATAGCCCTACGCCGGGATAAAATAGGTTTTGCAACGCCGGAAGTACAGTGGCTGGCTGAAAACCGGGATAACATAAAGAATCTTTTTAAAGGGAGTAAGGTTTTATGCGGTGAATTTATTATGCCCGATAAAGTGTTTGGGAGCATAGACAGCATGCTTTCACGGGATACGATAAAATTTACTGATATTTGGCGTTGGGTTAACCTGGAAATGTGGCTGAGGGCGTTTTTCGGATAG
- a CDS encoding F0F1 ATP synthase subunit delta has protein sequence MDLNIIIPIAIGFIVIFGSFALLFRNYLASQSNMAIQKLQRINEENLRREVDLKKKLDDSEREYKKKIEEAVKEAKRIIQESEEKALSDKKRVIEDANHEREAIQRDAREEVQSIKRESSVEINNQALIVAAELFKRSIDQDIALLIHNHLIGEAVGDISHHKGRSLSDSDHAEIFSCYPLSHEHKESLQKALSTAAQKDITLTEKKDSNLSITGGAGIYIKIGSTIIDGTFNSLLKKTITKIKEE, from the coding sequence ATGGATTTGAATATTATTATACCGATTGCTATAGGCTTCATCGTGATATTCGGAAGCTTTGCTCTTTTGTTCCGCAACTATCTCGCTTCCCAGTCCAATATGGCCATCCAGAAACTTCAGCGGATTAATGAAGAGAACCTCCGGCGTGAAGTGGACCTTAAAAAGAAGCTTGACGATTCAGAAAGGGAATACAAGAAGAAAATAGAAGAAGCCGTCAAAGAAGCCAAGCGAATAATACAGGAGTCTGAAGAAAAGGCGTTGTCGGATAAAAAGCGCGTAATAGAAGACGCCAACCACGAGCGCGAAGCCATCCAGCGCGATGCCCGTGAAGAAGTCCAATCTATAAAGAGGGAATCCAGCGTTGAGATAAATAACCAAGCGCTTATTGTGGCGGCTGAATTATTTAAGCGCTCAATAGACCAGGACATAGCTTTGCTCATACATAACCACCTTATAGGCGAGGCGGTTGGCGATATTTCCCATCATAAAGGGCGGAGTCTTTCCGACAGTGATCATGCTGAAATATTTTCCTGTTATCCGCTCTCGCACGAGCATAAGGAGTCGCTTCAGAAGGCGCTTTCGACCGCCGCTCAGAAGGATATCACTTTGACGGAGAAAAAGGACAGTAATCTGTCAATCACCGGCGGGGCGGGCATTTACATCAAAATTGGCAGCACTATTATTGACGGAACGTTTAACAGCCTTTTGAAAAAGACAATAACCAAGATAAAGGAAGAATAG
- a CDS encoding class I SAM-dependent methyltransferase, translating into METINCILCGSNQFITLQKPSPYGMVKCRRCGLVFLNPRPDRVEHKKFHKDSYFESYYAQTIDKFYTEQNELYKRIAQLNRQRLTLVKGYINNGKLLDVGAGQGMFIKTAHHQGFNVIGTDLMDEAHSYFKSIGLDYRIGYLEELKLQKESFDVVTMWHSLEHTFNPASTLQEAHRVIRKGGYLFIAVPSFNTGLSYLNLVFNRPFFSENSTEIHYFYFTEITLRGLVEASGFKVLRIQPDIRINLKSSCRSTLGAMLDGLGKITWFLCGDRHNESIICLAQKF; encoded by the coding sequence ATGGAAACGATTAATTGCATATTGTGCGGCAGTAATCAGTTCATTACTTTGCAGAAACCCAGTCCTTACGGTATGGTTAAATGCCGCCGATGTGGCTTAGTGTTTCTTAATCCAAGGCCGGATAGGGTCGAACATAAAAAGTTTCACAAGGATAGCTATTTTGAGTCATATTACGCCCAGACCATAGATAAATTTTATACGGAACAAAATGAGCTTTATAAACGGATTGCTCAACTTAATCGTCAACGATTGACTTTGGTTAAGGGGTATATAAATAATGGTAAATTGCTTGATGTAGGCGCTGGGCAGGGGATGTTCATTAAAACGGCTCATCACCAAGGATTTAATGTAATCGGAACAGATTTAATGGATGAGGCGCATTCGTATTTTAAATCTATTGGGTTGGATTACCGTATTGGATACTTAGAAGAACTTAAATTACAGAAGGAATCATTTGATGTGGTTACGATGTGGCATTCTCTTGAGCACACGTTCAATCCGGCCTCAACCTTACAAGAAGCTCATCGAGTTATCAGGAAGGGCGGATATTTGTTCATTGCCGTTCCTTCCTTTAATACGGGACTATCTTACCTGAACTTGGTTTTTAATAGGCCTTTTTTTAGTGAGAACTCGACGGAAATTCATTATTTCTATTTTACCGAGATTACTTTAAGGGGGTTGGTGGAAGCATCAGGTTTTAAAGTATTAAGAATACAGCCTGACATTCGTATTAACCTCAAGTCAAGCTGTCGGAGTACGTTAGGTGCAATGCTTGATGGTTTAGGCAAAATCACATGGTTTTTATGTGGGGATAGGCATAATGAAAGTATAATCTGTTTAGCTCAAAAGTTTTGA
- a CDS encoding FkbM family methyltransferase, giving the protein MANAHPDLADVQGHKMFLDPYDSLSLSMNGVYEPLETSIVKQYVKKGDIVLDIGANIGYYTLLFARLVGDEGKVYAFEPEPDNFELLKKNVEINKYENVVLIQKAVSDVGGKIRLYLSGDNKGDNRIFDSDDNRPYIDVDMVSLSDYFSDYKGKVDFVKMDIQGAEGRVVKGMINLLNNNRQIKIISEFWPEGLDRAGTKPEEYLMTLESFGFKLNIIDEEQSKIISMGVDELIKIYERHEEWNLFCIRD; this is encoded by the coding sequence GTGGCTAATGCGCATCCTGATTTAGCGGATGTTCAGGGGCATAAGATGTTTCTTGATCCGTATGATTCGCTTAGTTTATCCATGAATGGTGTATATGAGCCGCTTGAAACGAGTATTGTTAAACAGTATGTGAAAAAGGGGGACATTGTATTAGATATCGGGGCGAATATCGGATATTACACCCTCCTTTTCGCGCGATTGGTGGGAGATGAAGGTAAAGTCTATGCTTTTGAGCCGGAACCGGATAATTTTGAATTACTCAAGAAGAATGTTGAGATTAATAAATATGAGAATGTGGTGTTGATTCAAAAAGCGGTATCGGATGTGGGCGGTAAGATTAGATTATATCTTTCCGGCGATAATAAAGGAGATAATCGGATATTTGATTCCGATGATAACCGGCCTTATATTGATGTAGATATGGTATCTCTTAGTGATTATTTTAGTGATTATAAGGGTAAAGTGGATTTTGTAAAAATGGACATCCAGGGGGCCGAAGGACGGGTAGTTAAGGGCATGATAAACTTACTTAATAACAATCGGCAGATAAAAATCATCAGTGAATTCTGGCCGGAGGGTCTTGATAGGGCCGGGACTAAACCGGAAGAATATCTGATGACATTAGAATCTTTTGGATTTAAACTTAATATCATAGATGAGGAACAGTCGAAGATTATTTCTATGGGTGTGGATGAATTAATCAAGATTTATGAGCGTCACGAAGAGTGGAATTTATTCTGTATTCGGGATTAG
- a CDS encoding glycosyltransferase → MNPKISIIVPSLDGYRQGNVPRLVSALKEQTISDFELIIVKGERPCARAHNIGAARAHGEILVFFDDDIILGNNSVIENLIRPVIHDSSIGISGASQLVPPDANRFQKRCAEQMGRFQFPVIKTIRDSDMATHAGMAIKKDVYMKVGQENENLIYGDDPDLRARVRKAGYRVVIVPDTWVFHPPPENWRVLVKTAFQRGKGSAIDFWFHPDLVYDTPTGEVTDFVPRHSLVYRLFRGFVQICSALINFKAILLSVKVLYAIGYALSLGSLILRLRRNN, encoded by the coding sequence ATGAATCCGAAAATCAGTATTATAGTTCCATCGCTTGACGGTTATCGTCAGGGTAATGTTCCCCGGTTGGTGAGTGCGCTTAAAGAGCAGACCATTTCTGATTTTGAATTAATCATAGTCAAAGGTGAAAGACCTTGCGCCCGGGCGCATAATATCGGCGCCGCTAGGGCGCATGGAGAAATATTAGTCTTTTTTGACGATGACATAATCCTTGGGAATAATAGCGTAATCGAGAACCTGATTAGACCGGTAATTCACGACAGCTCCATAGGAATTTCAGGCGCTTCGCAACTGGTTCCTCCTGATGCCAACCGTTTCCAGAAGCGATGCGCCGAACAAATGGGGCGTTTCCAATTTCCTGTCATAAAAACCATCAGGGATTCTGATATGGCTACTCACGCCGGTATGGCCATAAAAAAAGATGTCTATATGAAAGTAGGGCAGGAGAACGAGAATCTTATTTACGGCGATGACCCGGACCTGCGGGCCAGAGTCAGGAAAGCGGGCTATCGGGTTGTTATAGTCCCGGATACATGGGTGTTCCATCCGCCTCCTGAGAACTGGCGGGTTTTGGTAAAAACCGCCTTCCAGCGCGGCAAAGGGTCGGCTATTGATTTTTGGTTTCATCCGGACCTGGTTTATGACACGCCGACGGGTGAAGTCACGGATTTTGTCCCGCGCCACAGCCTTGTTTACAGGTTATTCCGCGGTTTTGTACAAATCTGCTCCGCGCTCATTAATTTTAAAGCTATTTTACTCAGTGTGAAAGTATTATATGCGATAGGTTACGCTTTAAGCTTGGGAAGCCTAATATTGCGCTTAAGACGAAATAATTGA
- a CDS encoding glycosyltransferase: MKVLFVTSWYPSTASSIAGIFVREHAKAISLYNEIIVLYPEIASAKLPISDSIEDGLRTIRVFYRVPIKYTTVISQLCAVYKAFCYLRKQGYIPDIIHSNTHEAGMAGLLLAKLYHRPGVITEHYSGFIGHSQLTFRQKLLARWAMLQARVVMPVSNCLRDGMINLSIKNKFCVIPNVVDTGIFFPLYKEAMNKAQKRILFVGLLRPEKGINYLLEALSIIRMNRDDFVLDIVGGSPDYMGCEELTAKLGLKDKVRFHGIKPKNEVAEFMRQSDFIVIPSLFETFGVVTVEALASGKPVIATTTGIALEVITKERGLLVPPGDINALKNEIEYMLDHFKNYDTKAIAHYAREKFSYKAVGHQFDMVYKNCIK, from the coding sequence ATGAAGGTTTTATTTGTCACTTCGTGGTATCCCAGTACGGCTAGCTCTATCGCTGGTATTTTTGTCCGTGAACATGCAAAAGCAATTTCTTTATATAACGAAATAATAGTGCTTTATCCGGAAATTGCTTCGGCGAAGTTGCCCATATCGGATAGTATAGAGGATGGATTGCGTACCATTAGGGTATTTTACAGGGTTCCAATTAAATACACTACTGTTATTTCTCAATTATGTGCGGTATATAAAGCGTTTTGTTATCTTAGGAAACAGGGTTATATACCGGATATTATTCATTCAAATACTCACGAGGCTGGTATGGCTGGTTTGTTATTAGCTAAACTTTATCATCGACCGGGAGTGATTACTGAGCACTATTCTGGTTTTATTGGGCATTCTCAATTAACATTCCGGCAGAAGTTATTGGCCAGATGGGCGATGTTGCAGGCAAGGGTGGTTATGCCGGTCAGTAACTGCTTAAGAGATGGTATGATTAATTTGAGCATTAAGAATAAATTTTGTGTTATTCCGAATGTTGTTGACACGGGGATTTTTTTTCCATTATACAAGGAAGCAATGAATAAAGCGCAAAAGAGAATACTTTTTGTTGGGCTATTAAGGCCCGAAAAAGGGATAAATTATCTTTTGGAGGCCCTGTCAATTATTAGAATGAATAGGGATGATTTTGTATTGGATATCGTTGGTGGTAGTCCTGATTATATGGGATGTGAGGAATTAACTGCAAAATTAGGGTTGAAAGACAAAGTGCGATTCCATGGGATAAAGCCAAAGAATGAGGTAGCGGAATTTATGCGCCAAAGCGATTTTATTGTTATCCCGAGTCTTTTTGAAACATTTGGAGTTGTGACAGTAGAAGCATTGGCTTCTGGCAAGCCGGTTATTGCCACAACAACTGGTATTGCTCTTGAAGTTATAACCAAAGAGAGAGGCCTTTTAGTTCCGCCTGGAGATATCAATGCCCTGAAAAATGAGATTGAGTATATGCTTGACCATTTTAAAAATTACGATACAAAAGCAATTGCCCATTATGCCCGAGAGAAATTTAGCTATAAAGCTGTGGGGCATCAATTTGATATGGTTTATAAAAACTGCATAAAATAG
- a CDS encoding flippase, whose translation MRTDVVHTFGTRIVTFIISAVASIILVRFLGAEGRGVLGVILMTVGILTILADFGITFANVYFTTREKPSVLFWNSLSSGIFIGLILIGVAKIIILVIPSAFRGIEHHLLLLCAISLPFILVTTYFSGIIRGLQEIKALNIFSFLNTIFILLAYIIILSYYPTVRTVILIILASNVFLFLMHSIYLSRKVSVGNPVLDFKVLGKSISFGVKGYLGNVLQFFNYRIDVLIANWFCGPRYVGFYVVSVAVAESLWHLGNSVSSVLFPYVSACRDDRENARITTIYSRVTFYLTLLMALIIAFISPYLITLLFGSDFSESILPFLLLLPGVVIFSFTTVIASYLAGVGLPHYNTIVAAVSFVVTIILDVILIPRWGINGAAIATSISYITATVVIILLYKKQTKISLGEIILPKISDFLSLRSVFKR comes from the coding sequence ATGCGTACTGACGTAGTTCATACTTTCGGAACCAGAATTGTGACTTTTATCATTAGCGCCGTTGCCTCCATTATTCTTGTACGTTTTTTGGGGGCCGAGGGTCGGGGGGTTCTAGGTGTGATTCTAATGACGGTTGGTATACTGACTATTTTAGCTGATTTTGGAATTACTTTTGCCAATGTTTATTTTACTACCAGGGAGAAACCATCTGTTTTGTTCTGGAATTCTTTGTCCAGCGGGATATTTATAGGTCTTATTCTGATTGGCGTGGCGAAAATTATTATATTAGTTATTCCCTCAGCATTCCGTGGTATTGAACATCATCTTCTTTTGTTGTGCGCTATTTCATTACCATTTATCCTGGTGACTACATATTTCAGCGGAATTATTAGGGGGTTGCAGGAGATAAAGGCACTTAATATATTCTCTTTTTTAAATACCATTTTTATCCTGTTGGCATACATAATTATTCTATCGTATTACCCAACTGTGAGGACAGTCATTTTGATAATACTAGCTTCAAATGTTTTTTTATTCCTAATGCATAGTATTTACTTATCAAGAAAAGTATCAGTAGGCAACCCTGTTTTAGATTTTAAGGTATTAGGGAAAAGTATTTCTTTCGGTGTTAAAGGTTATTTGGGCAATGTACTGCAATTTTTTAACTACCGGATTGATGTTTTGATTGCCAACTGGTTTTGCGGGCCGCGTTATGTGGGGTTTTATGTTGTTTCGGTCGCAGTGGCGGAATCACTTTGGCATCTTGGTAACAGTGTTTCATCGGTATTGTTCCCTTATGTATCAGCATGCCGTGATGATCGGGAAAATGCTCGGATTACCACAATCTACAGTCGGGTGACTTTTTATCTTACTTTACTGATGGCTCTTATTATAGCTTTTATCAGTCCATATTTAATTACTTTATTATTCGGAAGTGATTTTAGCGAATCGATTCTGCCGTTTTTACTGCTTTTACCAGGTGTGGTTATTTTTTCGTTTACCACGGTTATCGCAAGTTACCTGGCAGGAGTCGGATTACCGCATTATAATACAATAGTTGCGGCTGTTTCATTTGTAGTAACAATTATTTTAGATGTTATTTTGATCCCACGCTGGGGTATTAATGGAGCTGCTATAGCTACGTCAATCTCTTATATTACAGCAACTGTTGTTATAATTTTGCTGTATAAAAAACAAACAAAGATTTCACTGGGAGAGATTATTTTACCCAAGATATCTGATTTCCTGAGTTTACGCTCTGTTTTTAAAAGATAG
- a CDS encoding F0F1 ATP synthase subunit epsilon: MFRVNILNQKEVVYEGLVESVFLPGEGGELEILAFHMPVVCTLRPGRIRINDLFFDVRGGIARMDQNNELLILTY; the protein is encoded by the coding sequence ATGTTTAGGGTAAATATTTTAAATCAGAAAGAGGTAGTTTACGAAGGGCTGGTCGAATCAGTCTTTCTGCCGGGCGAAGGCGGTGAACTGGAGATACTGGCATTTCATATGCCTGTCGTTTGCACCCTGCGGCCGGGCCGAATCAGGATAAACGACTTGTTTTTTGATGTCCGGGGCGGTATTGCCCGGATGGACCAGAATAACGAATTGCTTATTTTGACTTATTGA
- a CDS encoding ATP synthase F0 subunit C — MSLEKAIATILVLLTVTVGPSFIIAAVGYASIMALGRNPSAAPKIQMAMLMCFLFAESIAIIALLVVFNLFK; from the coding sequence ATGTCATTGGAAAAAGCAATCGCGACGATCCTGGTTTTGCTGACTGTTACCGTCGGGCCGTCATTTATCATCGCCGCGGTGGGCTATGCCAGCATCATGGCGCTGGGCCGTAATCCGTCCGCCGCTCCGAAAATACAGATGGCCATGCTTATGTGTTTTTTGTTCGCTGAAAGCATTGCGATTATCGCGCTGCTGGTAGTGTTTAATTTGTTTAAGTAA